One stretch of Zerene cesonia ecotype Mississippi chromosome 20, Zerene_cesonia_1.1, whole genome shotgun sequence DNA includes these proteins:
- the LOC119835104 gene encoding ankyrin repeat and MYND domain-containing protein 2, producing MDNKTEDLNPPEKTIFTTIAQGDVTEFKNILAQHKGSVDFLDENGMTALQHAAYKGCKDMVQLLLDRGADVNCGNHEYNYTALHFGALSGNSEVCKLLLDAGAKPQATNSVGRTAAQMAAFVGNHHTVATINNYIPRSEIAYYSVPQGLQTEAYLPPILVDTLHRFVLGVNIHPVRLALNLQHAPGLLDNADKVSKVLEMLCKREMTRGSETNEVMAFKYHYLAYIIKEIHNIKDKQKPNAENEKKHDVVEIFSKKLLKPGKDGYSLDLMDAFLKDCVREFPYRECTTFHQMVTALTSKDPPPAFSVINCTINGQRGFIDTIPYCSTCGEEKPAKKCSKCKTVQYCDRECQRLHWFVHKKGCNRESNVAAPTSNSKANIDPSELTAELQNLVAG from the exons ATGGACAACAAAACTGAGGATCTTAATCCACCCGAGAAAACTATATTTACCACTATAGCTCAAGGAGACGTTACCGAATTCAAGAATATACTCGCTCAACACAAGGGCAGCGTTGATTTCTTAGACGAAAATGGTATGACCGCACTTCAGCACGCCGCTTATAAGGGTTGTAAGGATATGGTGCAATTACTTCTCGATAGG GGCGCGGATGTTAATTGTGGAAATCATGAATATAACTATACGGCATTACATTTTGGCGCTTTGTCTGGGAATTCTGAAGTCTGCAAGTTACTCTTAGATGCGGGCGCCAAACCGCAAGCGACCAACTCCGTGGGACGAACTGCCGCCCAAATGGCTGCGTTTGTAGGAAACCATCATACTGTTGCAACTATAAACAACTATATACCTCGTAGTGAGATTGCTTACTATTCAGTGCCTCAAGGACTTCAAACAGAGGCTTATTTGCCTCCTATTCTAGTTGATACGCTACATAGATTTGTTCTTGGTGTAAATATCCACCCAGTCAGGTTAGCTTTAAACTTACAACATGCCCCAGGACTATTAGACAATGCTGATAAAGTTAGTAAAGTTTTAGAGATGTTGTGTAAACGAGAAATGACTAGAGGTAGTGAGACAAATGAAGTTATGGCTTTTAAATATCACTACCTTGCCTATATTATTAAGGAAATCCATAATATTAAGGATAAACAGAAGCCTAATGCGGAGAATGAGAAGAAGCATGATGTTGTGgagatattttctaaaaagcTATTGAAGCCTGGCAAGGATGGTTATTCCTTAGATCTGATGGATGCCTTCTTAAAGGATTGTGTTCGAGAGTTTCCATATAGAGAATGCACCACATTCCATCAAATGGTGACTGCATTGACCAGTAAAGACCCTCCTCCAGCATTTTCAGTTATAAATTGCACTATCAACGGCCAAAGAGGGTTCATCGACACAATCCCCTATTGCAGCACCTGTGGTGAGGAGAAACCAGCCAAGAAGTGTTCAAAATGCAAAACAGTGCAATACTGTGATAGAGAATGTCAGCGTCTACATTGGTTTGTTCATAAAAAGGGGTGTAACAGAGAGTCTAATGTTGCCGCACCTACAAGTAATTCCAAAGCGAATATTGACCCCTCTGAATTAACTGCGGAACTTCAGAACCTTGTTGCTGgatag